One Streptomyces sp. B21-105 genomic region harbors:
- a CDS encoding LCP family protein, with product MTYSGGEGGPLGPGAGASADGRGLARRRRRRWVRYGAAAGAVVVLGVGVGGWAVYVKLDGNITPDDAAAAELQRYARERPTSLVKDAQNILLIGSDSRSGDGNEKYGRDSGTERSDTTILLHLAAGRRSATAVSLPRDLMVDVPECLRRDGKRAEPTFAMFNYAFQSGGSACTIRTVEKLTKVRVDHHVVVDFSGFKDMVDAVDGVRVCLKEPISDKDAKLRLPAGKVTLNGEQALGYVRARKSLGNGSDTDRMERQQRFLGALVNKVQSNDVLLNPVKLYPLLDSATSSLTTDPDLASLRGLYELVRGLRKIPTEHVQFLTVPRESYVHDANRDQLVEPEAEKLFERLRTDTPVAVSQKIPTKSPSPESGDHGPYQPTTADGSAFGTVSPTPPTPTFRGNTAAQDHCG from the coding sequence GTGACGTACTCCGGTGGTGAGGGCGGGCCCCTCGGGCCGGGGGCGGGGGCGTCCGCCGACGGGCGGGGGCTCGCGCGGCGGCGCCGGCGGCGGTGGGTGCGGTACGGGGCGGCGGCGGGGGCCGTGGTGGTGCTGGGGGTCGGGGTGGGCGGCTGGGCCGTCTACGTGAAGCTCGACGGGAACATCACGCCCGACGACGCGGCGGCGGCGGAGCTCCAGCGGTACGCGAGGGAGCGGCCGACCTCGCTGGTGAAGGACGCGCAGAACATCCTGCTCATCGGGTCCGACTCACGCTCGGGGGACGGGAACGAGAAGTACGGGCGGGACTCCGGGACCGAGCGGTCCGACACGACGATCCTGCTGCATCTGGCCGCCGGGCGGCGCAGCGCTACCGCCGTCTCGCTGCCGCGCGACCTGATGGTGGACGTGCCGGAGTGCCTGCGGCGGGACGGCAAGCGGGCCGAGCCGACGTTCGCGATGTTCAACTACGCCTTCCAGAGCGGCGGTTCGGCCTGCACGATCCGGACGGTGGAGAAGCTGACCAAAGTGCGCGTCGACCATCACGTCGTCGTCGACTTCAGCGGGTTCAAGGACATGGTCGACGCCGTGGACGGAGTGCGGGTCTGTCTGAAGGAGCCGATCAGCGACAAGGACGCCAAGCTGCGGCTGCCCGCCGGGAAGGTCACGCTGAACGGGGAGCAGGCGCTGGGGTATGTGCGGGCCCGCAAGTCGCTCGGCAACGGCAGTGACACCGACCGGATGGAACGGCAGCAACGGTTTCTCGGGGCGCTCGTCAACAAGGTGCAGAGCAATGACGTCCTGCTGAACCCGGTGAAGCTGTATCCGTTGCTGGACTCGGCGACGTCCTCGCTCACCACCGATCCGGATCTGGCGAGTCTGCGCGGTCTGTATGAACTCGTGCGCGGCCTGCGGAAAATTCCCACCGAACATGTGCAGTTTCTGACTGTTCCACGCGAGTCGTATGTCCACGACGCGAATCGTGACCAACTGGTGGAGCCTGAGGCGGAGAAGCTCTTCGAACGGCTGCGGACCGACACACCGGTCGCCGTTTCTCAGAAGATTCCCACGAAATCACCCTCTCCGGAGTCGGGCGACCACGGACCGTATCAGCCGACAACCGCGGACGGATCGGCTTTCGGGACGGTTTCACCCACTCCACCGACCCCCACGTTCCGAGGAAACACCGCAGCGCAGGACCACTGCGGGTAA
- a CDS encoding LCP family protein, which translates to MDAQGRGRADDIDPADQWVLNPNTGEYELRLSPSGAQSAVPGPRRSAADRVGGPEQARARTAAPDRESSSPQKAPGAGSDVPGPRRRRGAPPEEPANRRGRRPVKKKSKAKKILVWTGGTMAFVLIGVAGAGYLYLKHLEGNVTTTDVGSAGKSGFSKDEAFNILIIGTDKRTGKGNEGYGDKGSVGHADTNILLHVSKDRTNATALSIPRDLIVDVPDCPTKQPDGSEKNIPGTQNQRFNTSLGQYGRDAGCTMRTVKEVTGITVDHFMMADFNAVKTLTTAVGGVEVCLAKAVDDKESKLKLPAGESVVEGEQALAFVRTRHSFGNQGDLDRIKVQQQFLSSLMRKMSSSDTLTSPTKLVGLAEAATKALTVDTGIGKVSTLKDVALQLKKVPTKNITFLTVPVIDNPAEKVKATVVVDQTRAPQVFQMIANDTSFTEVTQQAAKEKAAVAARLKGTKSAASDVRVRILNGGAPAGSAQEQLTWLQTEADVSKSENAGNAGAVQATTTLEYAPAQADQARRLADIMGLSGAAMKPGKSVTNAQGLPTMTLILGKDFKGAGVKMNSSTVATPDVEKSTADKVQCAK; encoded by the coding sequence GTGGACGCGCAAGGCCGTGGGCGGGCGGACGACATCGACCCCGCAGACCAGTGGGTACTCAACCCGAACACCGGCGAATACGAACTGCGACTGAGCCCTTCCGGAGCGCAGTCGGCCGTCCCCGGACCGCGCAGATCCGCCGCGGACCGTGTCGGAGGCCCGGAGCAGGCGCGCGCCCGTACGGCGGCGCCGGACCGCGAGTCGTCGTCGCCCCAGAAGGCGCCGGGCGCGGGCTCGGACGTCCCTGGCCCGAGGAGACGCCGGGGCGCGCCTCCTGAGGAACCGGCGAACCGGCGCGGCCGACGGCCGGTGAAGAAGAAGTCGAAGGCGAAGAAGATCCTGGTGTGGACCGGCGGCACCATGGCGTTCGTCCTCATCGGCGTCGCCGGGGCGGGCTACCTGTACCTCAAGCACCTCGAAGGCAACGTCACCACGACGGACGTCGGCAGCGCGGGCAAGAGCGGCTTCAGCAAGGACGAGGCCTTCAACATCCTGATCATCGGCACCGACAAGCGCACCGGCAAGGGCAACGAGGGGTACGGCGACAAGGGCAGTGTCGGCCACGCCGACACCAACATCCTGCTGCACGTCTCCAAGGACCGTACGAACGCGACCGCGCTGAGCATCCCGCGCGACCTGATCGTCGACGTCCCGGACTGCCCGACGAAGCAGCCCGACGGCAGCGAGAAGAACATTCCGGGCACGCAGAACCAACGCTTCAACACCAGCCTCGGCCAGTACGGCCGGGACGCGGGCTGCACCATGCGAACCGTCAAGGAGGTCACCGGCATCACGGTGGACCATTTCATGATGGCGGACTTCAACGCGGTGAAGACGCTGACGACGGCGGTGGGCGGGGTCGAGGTGTGCCTCGCCAAGGCCGTCGACGACAAGGAGTCGAAGCTGAAGCTGCCCGCCGGCGAGTCGGTGGTCGAGGGTGAGCAGGCGCTGGCGTTCGTGCGCACCCGGCACAGCTTCGGCAACCAGGGCGACCTCGACCGCATCAAGGTGCAGCAGCAGTTCCTGAGTTCCCTCATGCGCAAGATGTCCTCCAGCGACACCCTCACCAGCCCCACGAAGCTGGTGGGGCTGGCCGAGGCCGCCACGAAGGCGCTCACCGTCGACACCGGCATCGGCAAGGTCAGCACGCTGAAGGACGTGGCACTGCAGCTGAAGAAGGTCCCCACCAAGAACATCACGTTCCTGACGGTGCCCGTGATCGACAACCCGGCCGAGAAGGTCAAGGCGACCGTCGTCGTCGACCAGACGCGCGCGCCGCAGGTCTTCCAGATGATCGCGAACGACACGTCCTTCACCGAGGTGACGCAGCAGGCGGCGAAGGAGAAGGCCGCCGTCGCCGCCCGCCTCAAGGGCACCAAGTCCGCCGCCTCCGACGTGCGCGTGCGGATCCTCAACGGCGGCGCCCCCGCCGGCAGCGCGCAGGAGCAGCTGACCTGGCTGCAGACCGAGGCGGACGTGAGCAAGTCCGAGAACGCCGGCAACGCGGGTGCCGTCCAGGCCACGACGACCCTCGAGTACGCGCCCGCCCAGGCGGACCAGGCACGCCGGCTGGCCGACATCATGGGCCTGTCCGGAGCGGCGATGAAGCCGGGCAAGAGCGTCACCAACGCGCAGGGACTGCCGACGATGACCCTCATCCTGGGCAAGGACTTCAAGGGCGCCGGGGTGAAGATGAACTCCTCCACGGTGGCCACGCCGGATGTGGAGAAGTCCACGGCGGACAAGGTCCAGTGCGCCAAGTAG
- a CDS encoding LCP family protein: MAGNSGVQGKVPAVEDTMSLTAREPQDHKASRSSRSSKSSKASGEDDRAGGGRTGARGTDRKRRRRRALRWSATVLAVVILGGAGAGYLYYEHLNANIKSDDLNLGDAKDRAADTKANSAGQKALNILLIGSDARDNAENQKLGGAKYDFGGPPLADVQMLLHVSADRSNMSVVSMPRDTLLDIPKCTDPDDGTTYRALQGEMTNASLSRGGPGCTVATWEKLTDIHIDHFMMIDFAGVVSMADAIGGVPVCVDANVHSHTSTGKGSGLKLEKGTHPVKGEQALQWLRTRYGFEDDTDLARAKAQHMYMNSMVRELRANARLTNPNKLRKLAEAATKAITVDDGLDTITKMYDLAGELQKVPTDRITMTTMPNRYQGNRVVPTEDAKQLWRLVREDIALDGKDAKKATASPSPTVTDPAAANDKIAVQVHNGTSSSTLAAVRGRATAVKELLTGKGFTEAVADTSRATAEATTVVRYPSADLQGDALAVAKSLGIPAGQVKKSTEVSGVTVVVGADWRSGTAYKAPVKNDKTPDTAGAINASDTSQCMHVDPDYTW; encoded by the coding sequence ATGGCGGGGAACAGCGGGGTGCAGGGGAAGGTTCCCGCGGTCGAGGACACGATGTCGCTGACCGCACGGGAACCGCAGGACCACAAGGCGTCCAGGTCGTCCAGGTCGTCCAAGTCGTCCAAGGCATCCGGCGAGGACGACAGAGCCGGCGGCGGGCGCACGGGCGCCCGCGGGACGGACCGCAAACGCCGGCGTCGACGCGCGTTGCGCTGGTCGGCGACGGTGCTCGCGGTGGTGATACTCGGCGGCGCGGGGGCCGGATACCTCTACTACGAACACCTCAACGCGAACATCAAGAGCGACGACCTGAACCTCGGCGATGCCAAGGACCGGGCCGCCGACACCAAGGCCAACTCGGCCGGCCAGAAGGCCCTGAACATCCTGCTGATCGGCTCGGACGCCCGGGACAACGCGGAGAACCAGAAACTCGGCGGCGCCAAGTACGACTTCGGCGGTCCCCCGCTCGCGGACGTCCAGATGCTGCTGCACGTGTCCGCGGACCGCAGCAACATGTCGGTCGTGAGCATGCCGCGCGACACGCTGCTGGACATCCCCAAGTGCACGGACCCCGACGACGGGACGACGTACCGGGCGCTGCAGGGCGAGATGACGAACGCCTCGCTCAGCCGCGGCGGCCCGGGCTGCACGGTGGCCACCTGGGAGAAGCTCACCGACATCCACATCGACCACTTCATGATGATCGACTTCGCCGGTGTCGTCTCGATGGCGGACGCGATCGGCGGCGTCCCGGTCTGTGTGGACGCCAACGTCCACTCGCACACCAGCACCGGCAAGGGGTCCGGCCTGAAGCTGGAGAAGGGCACCCACCCCGTCAAGGGCGAGCAGGCCCTGCAGTGGCTGCGCACCCGCTACGGCTTCGAGGACGACACCGACCTCGCCCGCGCCAAGGCGCAGCACATGTACATGAACTCGATGGTCCGCGAGCTGCGCGCCAACGCCAGGCTGACCAACCCCAACAAGCTGCGCAAGCTCGCCGAGGCGGCCACGAAGGCGATCACCGTCGACGACGGACTCGACACCATCACCAAGATGTACGACCTGGCGGGCGAACTGCAGAAGGTGCCCACCGACCGCATCACGATGACGACGATGCCCAACCGCTACCAGGGCAACCGGGTGGTGCCCACGGAGGACGCCAAGCAGCTGTGGCGCCTGGTGCGCGAGGACATCGCGCTCGACGGCAAGGACGCGAAGAAGGCCACCGCCAGCCCGTCGCCGACGGTCACGGACCCGGCGGCCGCGAACGACAAGATCGCGGTGCAGGTCCACAACGGGACGTCCTCCAGCACGCTGGCGGCGGTGCGCGGGCGCGCGACGGCGGTGAAGGAACTGCTGACCGGCAAGGGCTTCACCGAGGCCGTGGCGGACACCTCGCGGGCCACCGCCGAGGCGACCACCGTGGTCCGCTACCCGAGCGCCGACCTGCAGGGCGACGCCCTCGCGGTCGCCAAGTCCCTCGGCATCCCGGCGGGCCAGGTGAAGAAGTCCACCGAGGTCTCCGGCGTCACGGTCGTCGTCGGCGCGGACTGGCGGTCGGGGACGGCGTACAAGGCGCCGGTGAAGAACGACAAGACGCCCGACACGGCCGGGGCGATCAACGCATCCGACACCAGCCAGTGCATGCACGTGGACCCGGACTACACCTGGTAG
- a CDS encoding glycosyltransferase family 2 protein, with product MNAKPDVQLPAVSVIMPVLNEERHLRGAVQAILAQEYAGEMEVVIAIGPSTDRTDEIAAQLVAEDPRVHTVPNPTGRTPAALNAAIKASRHPIVVRVDGHGMLSPNYIATAVRLLEETGAQNVGGIMHAEGENDWEHAVAAAMTSKIGVGNAAFHTGGQAGPAETVYLGVFRREALEQQGGYNEEFIRAQDWELNFRLREAGGLIWFSPELKVSYRPRPSVKALAKQYKDYGRWRHVVARYHEGSINLRYLAPPVAVCAIAAGIVVGAALTPLGFVIPGGYLVAIGAGSLPAGKGLPAKARLQIPVALATMHMSWGFGFLTSPKALARKVIASRRPAVLSDAH from the coding sequence ATGAACGCCAAGCCCGACGTGCAGCTCCCCGCCGTGTCCGTCATCATGCCCGTCCTCAACGAGGAGCGGCATCTGCGCGGAGCCGTCCAAGCGATCCTCGCGCAGGAGTACGCCGGCGAGATGGAGGTCGTGATCGCCATCGGTCCGTCCACGGACCGGACGGACGAGATCGCCGCCCAGCTCGTCGCGGAGGACCCCCGCGTGCACACGGTCCCCAATCCCACCGGGCGCACGCCCGCCGCCCTGAACGCCGCGATCAAGGCCTCCCGCCATCCGATCGTCGTCCGCGTCGACGGGCACGGGATGCTCTCGCCGAACTACATCGCCACCGCCGTGCGGCTCCTGGAGGAGACCGGCGCGCAGAACGTCGGCGGCATCATGCACGCCGAGGGCGAGAACGACTGGGAGCACGCCGTCGCCGCGGCCATGACCTCGAAGATCGGGGTCGGCAACGCCGCCTTCCACACGGGAGGGCAGGCCGGCCCCGCAGAGACCGTGTACCTCGGTGTCTTCCGGCGTGAAGCGCTGGAGCAACAGGGCGGCTACAACGAGGAGTTCATCCGCGCCCAGGACTGGGAGCTGAACTTCCGGCTCCGGGAGGCCGGCGGCCTCATCTGGTTCTCGCCGGAGCTGAAGGTGTCGTACCGGCCGCGGCCCAGCGTGAAGGCGCTCGCCAAGCAGTACAAGGACTACGGGCGTTGGCGGCACGTCGTGGCCCGCTACCACGAGGGTTCCATCAACCTGCGCTACCTCGCCCCGCCGGTGGCGGTGTGCGCGATCGCCGCGGGGATCGTGGTGGGCGCCGCGCTCACCCCGCTGGGCTTCGTGATCCCCGGCGGCTACCTCGTGGCGATCGGCGCAGGGTCGCTGCCGGCCGGCAAGGGGCTGCCGGCGAAGGCGCGGCTGCAGATCCCCGTCGCCCTCGCCACCATGCACATGTCGTGGGGCTTCGGTTTCCTGACCAGCCCGAAGGCACTGGCCAGGAAGGTCATCGCGTCCCGGCGGCCGGCGGTCCTCAGCGACGCGCACTGA
- a CDS encoding LCP family protein: MPATPPRFPRRPRPRRRVPPHLVRRRRPRWAVRAATTLSVVLLASAGIGHSVLSSLDAGIARVDPFKDMKNRPRAGHGMNVLLVGTDGRDRISAAERRRYRLGGAPCHCTDTIMIVHVSEDRERASVVSLPRDSYAETPPHTDQVTGKAHRGHPIRINAAYAEGGPQLTVRTVENMTHVKIDHYLEVDFTSFMKTVDVLGGVKICTATHLKDAYTGLDLEPGAHTLEGGEALQYVRARHADASSDLGRMKRQQRFLAALLDRATSSGVLLNPLRFRDVTRAVLGSVRADRGFGAEELLDLGRAMRTFSPSSSEFVTVPIGDMGYVAKGVGSTLKWDAVKSRRLFRALRDDKPLAAHSRRREGRAARVEVAPQQIHVQVENGTRTTGLGGRVDAALAATGFRTTGRPVSAADPTVRRTVVAYDPRWDRSAKSLATALPHSELRAVKGLGPTLRVTAGADFRGVRTVRAADAEDGEFSVVRGDEVGCS, translated from the coding sequence ATGCCCGCCACACCGCCCCGGTTCCCGCGCCGCCCCCGCCCGCGGCGCCGCGTGCCCCCTCACCTCGTGCGACGGCGGCGCCCCCGCTGGGCCGTACGGGCGGCGACCACGCTCTCGGTGGTGCTGCTCGCCTCCGCGGGCATCGGCCACTCGGTGCTGAGCAGCCTCGACGCCGGCATCGCCCGCGTCGACCCCTTCAAGGACATGAAGAACCGTCCGCGGGCCGGCCACGGCATGAACGTGCTGCTGGTCGGCACCGACGGCCGTGACCGGATCAGCGCGGCGGAGCGCCGCCGGTACCGCCTGGGCGGTGCGCCCTGCCACTGCACCGACACCATCATGATCGTGCACGTCTCGGAGGACCGGGAGCGGGCCAGCGTGGTCAGCCTCCCGCGGGACTCCTACGCCGAGACGCCGCCGCACACCGACCAGGTCACCGGCAAGGCGCACCGCGGCCACCCGATCAGGATCAACGCGGCCTACGCGGAGGGCGGGCCGCAGCTGACCGTCCGCACGGTGGAGAACATGACGCACGTCAAGATCGACCACTACCTGGAGGTCGACTTCACCAGCTTCATGAAGACCGTGGACGTTCTCGGCGGCGTGAAGATCTGCACGGCGACGCACCTGAAGGACGCGTACACCGGCCTGGACCTGGAGCCGGGCGCGCACACCCTCGAGGGCGGCGAGGCCCTGCAGTACGTGCGCGCACGGCATGCGGACGCCTCCTCCGACCTCGGCCGGATGAAGCGTCAACAGCGGTTCCTGGCGGCCCTGCTGGACCGGGCCACCTCCTCCGGGGTGCTGCTGAACCCACTGAGGTTCCGTGACGTGACGCGGGCGGTGCTCGGTTCGGTGCGGGCCGACCGGGGCTTCGGCGCGGAGGAACTGCTGGACCTCGGGCGGGCGATGCGCACCTTCTCCCCGTCCTCCTCCGAGTTCGTCACCGTCCCCATCGGGGACATGGGATATGTCGCGAAGGGTGTCGGCTCGACGCTGAAGTGGGACGCGGTGAAGTCGCGGCGTCTCTTCCGGGCGCTGCGCGACGACAAGCCCCTCGCCGCGCACTCCCGGCGGCGCGAGGGCCGGGCCGCGCGCGTGGAGGTGGCGCCGCAGCAGATCCACGTCCAGGTGGAGAACGGCACGCGCACCACGGGACTCGGCGGGCGGGTGGACGCGGCGCTCGCGGCGACGGGCTTCCGCACGACCGGGCGGCCGGTCAGCGCGGCCGACCCGACCGTACGGCGCACGGTCGTCGCCTACGACCCGCGTTGGGACCGTTCCGCGAAGTCCCTCGCGACCGCCCTGCCGCACAGCGAGCTGCGGGCCGTCAAGGGTCTCGGGCCGACGCTGAGGGTGACCGCCGGCGCGGACTTCCGGGGCGTGCGCACGGTCCGGGCCGCCGACGCGGAGGACGGGGAGTTCTCCGTCGTACGCGGCGACGAGGTGGGGTGCTCGTAG
- a CDS encoding four-helix bundle copper-binding protein, with amino-acid sequence MTQPGTMNAMSSQMQDCVEACMSCHSMCEETMSSCMQMGGQAQMQIMRALLDCSETTRMCADMMMRRSPMSTEMCAMCAKACDMCAEACMAMPDDPQMTRCAESCRRCAEMCRTMAGAAM; translated from the coding sequence ATGACCCAGCCCGGAACCATGAACGCGATGAGCAGCCAGATGCAGGACTGCGTCGAGGCCTGCATGTCCTGCCACAGCATGTGCGAGGAGACCATGAGCTCCTGCATGCAGATGGGCGGCCAGGCCCAGATGCAGATCATGCGGGCGCTGCTGGACTGCTCCGAGACGACCCGCATGTGCGCCGACATGATGATGCGGCGCTCGCCCATGTCGACCGAGATGTGCGCGATGTGCGCCAAGGCGTGCGACATGTGCGCCGAGGCCTGTATGGCCATGCCGGACGATCCCCAGATGACGCGCTGCGCGGAGTCCTGTCGCCGCTGCGCCGAGATGTGCCGCACGATGGCGGGCGCCGCGATGTGA
- a CDS encoding LCP family protein, with product MNDWPEGWSDRDRGNRYGGGSANAQPESPRVMRQVRRGPAAPPQGAGVPPQPSYVNGQGYGDYTDARQTGYDSGYNTGQVYGGDSGGSGGDGGYPGGEPRPAPNWRRRIKWTAITVVTVLVVTTVGTYFWADGKLKREVDLSKVIDRPEGGDGTNYLIVGSDSREGMSADEKKKLHTGSAEGKRTDSMMILHVGSNGDTLVSLPRDSDVELPTFVGSESGKTYKGTGRHIKLNAAYATDGPELLVRTIEFNTGLRIDHYVEIGFAGFASIVDAVGGVEITIDKAFKDKYSGADFQAGKQTLNGEEALAFVRTRHAFAASDLQRTKNQQKFLAALAHEVATPGTILNPFKLYPTMSAGLDSLIVDKDMGLYDLGSMFFAMKGVNGGDGTSLNMPISGSSGGNLVWDKAKVKQLVNELNNDEKVTVTGN from the coding sequence ATGAACGATTGGCCCGAGGGATGGTCCGACAGGGACCGCGGCAACCGGTACGGCGGCGGCAGCGCGAACGCGCAGCCCGAGAGCCCGCGTGTCATGCGGCAGGTCCGCCGCGGTCCGGCCGCCCCGCCGCAGGGCGCCGGCGTCCCGCCGCAGCCGTCGTACGTCAACGGCCAGGGATACGGCGACTACACCGACGCACGGCAGACCGGGTACGACAGCGGCTACAACACGGGCCAGGTCTACGGCGGCGACTCCGGCGGCTCCGGAGGGGACGGCGGCTACCCCGGCGGTGAGCCGCGGCCCGCGCCGAACTGGCGGCGCCGCATCAAGTGGACGGCGATCACCGTCGTGACCGTGCTGGTCGTGACGACGGTGGGCACCTACTTCTGGGCCGACGGCAAGCTCAAGCGCGAGGTCGACCTGTCGAAGGTCATCGACCGGCCCGAGGGCGGCGACGGCACGAACTACCTGATCGTCGGCTCCGACAGCCGTGAGGGCATGTCCGCCGACGAGAAGAAGAAGCTGCACACCGGCTCCGCCGAGGGCAAGCGCACCGACTCGATGATGATCCTGCACGTCGGTTCCAACGGCGACACGCTGGTCTCGCTGCCGCGCGACTCGGACGTCGAGCTCCCGACGTTCGTCGGCTCCGAGTCCGGCAAGACGTACAAGGGCACCGGCCGGCACATCAAGCTGAACGCCGCGTACGCGACGGACGGCCCGGAGCTGCTGGTGCGCACGATCGAGTTCAACACCGGCCTGCGCATCGACCACTACGTCGAGATCGGCTTCGCCGGCTTCGCGAGCATCGTGGACGCGGTCGGCGGCGTCGAGATCACCATCGACAAGGCCTTCAAGGACAAGTACTCCGGCGCCGACTTCCAGGCGGGCAAGCAGACGCTGAACGGCGAGGAGGCGCTGGCATTCGTCCGCACCCGCCACGCGTTCGCCGCGTCCGACCTGCAGCGCACCAAGAACCAGCAGAAGTTCCTCGCCGCCCTCGCGCACGAGGTGGCGACCCCCGGCACGATTCTGAACCCCTTCAAGCTGTACCCGACGATGAGCGCGGGCCTCGACTCCCTCATCGTCGACAAGGACATGGGGCTGTACGACCTCGGGTCCATGTTCTTCGCGATGAAGGGCGTCAACGGCGGCGACGGCACCTCGCTGAACATGCCGATCTCCGGCTCCTCCGGCGGCAACCTCGTCTGGGACAAGGCGAAGGTCAAGCAGCTGGTGAACGAGCTGAACAACGACGAGAAGGTCACCGTCACCGGCAACTGA
- a CDS encoding acyl-CoA thioesterase encodes MTDQVTAADSGSTPDIPGKPTSASRTTLSHIMTHADTNLLGTVHGGVIMKLVDDAAGAVAGRHSGGPAVTASMDEMAFLEPVRVGDLVHVKAQVNWTGRTSMEVGVRVLAERWNESAPATQVGSAYLVFAAVDADGKPRTVPPVLPETERDKRRFQEAQIRRTHRLARRRAIMELRERRISEGLED; translated from the coding sequence ATGACAGACCAGGTCACCGCAGCGGACTCGGGCAGCACCCCGGACATCCCGGGCAAGCCCACGTCGGCGTCCCGCACCACCCTCAGCCACATCATGACCCACGCCGACACCAACCTCCTGGGCACGGTGCACGGCGGGGTGATCATGAAGCTCGTCGACGACGCGGCGGGCGCCGTGGCCGGCCGGCACTCCGGCGGCCCCGCCGTCACCGCGTCGATGGACGAGATGGCGTTCCTCGAGCCGGTCCGCGTCGGCGACCTCGTCCATGTGAAGGCGCAGGTCAACTGGACCGGCCGGACGTCGATGGAGGTCGGGGTGCGGGTCCTGGCCGAACGCTGGAACGAGTCCGCACCGGCCACCCAGGTCGGCTCGGCCTACCTGGTGTTCGCCGCCGTCGACGCCGACGGCAAGCCGCGCACGGTCCCGCCGGTCCTCCCCGAGACGGAACGCGACAAGCGCCGTTTCCAGGAGGCCCAGATCCGCCGCACCCACCGCCTGGCCCGCCGCCGGGCGATCATGGAACTGCGCGAGCGCCGCATCTCGGAGGGACTCGAGGACTGA
- a CDS encoding acyl-CoA dehydrogenase — protein sequence MAGSADFDLYRPSEEHDMLRDAIRSLSEAKIAPFAAAVDEEARFPQEALDALVASDLHAVHVPEEYGGAGADALATVIVIEEVARVCVSSSLIPAVNKLGSLPVILSGSEDLKKRYLSPLAKGDAMFSYALSEPDAGSDAAGMKTKAVRDGDHWILNGVKRWITNAGVSDYYTVMAVTDPTKRSKGISAFVVEKSDPGVSFGAPEKKLGIKGSPTREVYFDNVRIPADRMIGEEGTGFATAMKTLDHTRITIAAQALGVAQGAFDYAKGYVQERKQFGKAIADFQGIQFMLADMAMKIEAARQLTYAAAAKSERLDSDLTFQGAAAKCFASDVAMEVTTDAVQLLGGYGYTRDYPVERMMRDAKITQIYEGTNQVQRIVMARNLP from the coding sequence TTGGCCGGATCGGCTGATTTCGACCTGTACCGCCCGTCCGAGGAGCACGACATGCTCCGCGACGCCATCCGCTCGCTCTCCGAGGCGAAGATCGCGCCGTTCGCCGCCGCGGTGGACGAGGAGGCGCGCTTCCCGCAGGAGGCGCTGGACGCGCTGGTGGCCAGCGACCTGCACGCCGTGCACGTCCCCGAGGAGTACGGCGGCGCGGGCGCCGACGCCCTCGCGACGGTCATCGTCATCGAGGAGGTGGCCCGCGTCTGCGTGTCCTCCTCGCTGATCCCCGCGGTCAACAAGCTCGGCTCGCTCCCGGTGATCCTGTCCGGCTCCGAGGACCTGAAGAAGAGGTACCTGTCGCCGCTCGCCAAGGGCGACGCGATGTTCTCGTACGCGCTCTCCGAGCCGGACGCGGGTTCGGACGCCGCCGGCATGAAGACCAAGGCGGTCCGCGACGGCGACCACTGGATCCTCAACGGCGTGAAGCGCTGGATCACCAACGCCGGCGTGAGCGACTACTACACGGTCATGGCCGTGACGGACCCGACGAAGCGCTCCAAGGGCATCTCCGCCTTCGTCGTCGAGAAGTCCGACCCGGGGGTCTCCTTCGGCGCCCCGGAGAAGAAGCTCGGCATCAAGGGCTCCCCGACCCGCGAGGTCTACTTCGACAACGTCCGCATCCCGGCCGACCGCATGATCGGCGAGGAGGGCACCGGCTTCGCGACGGCGATGAAGACGCTCGACCACACCCGCATCACCATCGCCGCGCAGGCCCTCGGCGTCGCCCAGGGCGCCTTCGACTACGCCAAGGGCTACGTCCAGGAGCGCAAGCAGTTCGGCAAGGCCATCGCCGACTTCCAGGGCATCCAGTTCATGCTCGCCGACATGGCCATGAAGATCGAGGCCGCCCGCCAGCTGACCTACGCCGCGGCCGCCAAGTCCGAGCGCCTCGACTCCGACCTCACCTTCCAGGGCGCGGCCGCCAAGTGCTTCGCCTCGGACGTGGCGATGGAGGTCACCACGGACGCCGTCCAGCTCCTCGGCGGCTACGGCTACACCCGCGACTACCCGGTCGAGCGCATGATGCGCGACGCGAAGATCACCCAGATCTATGAGGGAACGAACCAAGTCCAGCGCATCGTCATGGCGAGGAACCTGCCGTAG